In Mastigocladopsis repens PCC 10914, a single window of DNA contains:
- the rnpA gene encoding ribonuclease P protein component has translation MALPKANRLKSRKDFQAVFREGFRRHGSHMTLRALRPSPSSKPSEDTVPEIETKNTPSLTPTRIGISISTKVSKRAVVRNRLKRQIAAALHQLLPQILPGWRIVVVVKPTAAESKCVTQQFLQELEQLLAQAEVFNGHS, from the coding sequence GTGGCATTGCCCAAAGCAAATCGGCTAAAATCTCGAAAAGATTTCCAGGCAGTTTTCCGGGAAGGATTCCGTCGTCATGGTTCACATATGACATTAAGAGCCTTACGACCATCACCTTCCTCCAAGCCTTCTGAGGATACTGTTCCTGAAATTGAAACAAAAAACACACCAAGTCTTACTCCAACCCGAATAGGCATTTCGATTAGCACAAAAGTCAGCAAACGAGCAGTCGTTCGCAACCGCCTGAAGCGGCAAATTGCAGCAGCTTTGCATCAATTGTTGCCTCAAATATTACCAGGATGGCGGATAGTGGTTGTTGTGAAACCAACAGCAGCAGAATCTAAGTGCGTAACCCAACAATTTCTGCAAGAATTAGAGCAGTTGTTGGCACAAGCCGAGGTGTTCAATGGGCATTCGTGA
- a CDS encoding PH domain-containing protein: MGIREDVYFEGGPHIGDLITNILIGLTIVGLPLTVGAIVRALWLRYRITDRRISVMGGWMGRDRTDVIYSEIVKIVKIPRGIGLWGDMVITLRNGTRLEVRAIPKFREIYDYIEEKVIARNPTYVGAKK, from the coding sequence ATGGGCATTCGTGAAGACGTTTATTTTGAGGGTGGTCCCCATATAGGGGATTTAATCACGAACATATTGATTGGGCTAACCATTGTTGGTCTACCATTGACAGTCGGGGCAATTGTTAGGGCATTGTGGCTGCGCTACCGCATTACTGATCGCAGGATTTCCGTGATGGGTGGTTGGATGGGGCGCGATCGCACTGATGTGATTTACTCAGAAATTGTCAAAATTGTCAAAATTCCCCGTGGCATTGGGTTGTGGGGGGATATGGTAATAACTCTCAGAAATGGTACCCGTCTAGAAGTGCGGGCTATTCCCAAGTTTCGGGAAATTTACGACTACATTGAAGAAAAAGTCATCGCTAGAAATCCCACCTATGTGGGCGCTAAGAAGTGA